One stretch of Carettochelys insculpta isolate YL-2023 chromosome 20, ASM3395843v1, whole genome shotgun sequence DNA includes these proteins:
- the USP36 gene encoding ubiquitin carboxyl-terminal hydrolase 36 isoform X2 → MPIVDKLKEALKPGRRDAAAGDGELGKLLAASARRVLLQKIEFEPASRSVSCPLETLKGKYVLLSPRAASAGRPKSAEEAPARKPGGDRALGGSGDGVPAPQKVLFPAERLSMRWERVYRVGAGLHNLGNTCFLNATVQCLTYTPPLANHLLSKEHSRNCHQGGFCMLCVMQNHMIQAFANSGNAIKPVSFIRDLKKIARHFRFGSQEDAHEFLRYTIDAMQKACLNGYTKLDRQTQATTLVHQIFGGYLRSRVKCSVCKSVSDTYDPFLDVALEIRQAANIVRALELFVRADTLSGENAYMCAKCKRKVPATKRFSIHRASNVLTLSLKRFANFSGGKITKDVGYPEFLNIRPYMSQSNGEPVMYGLYAVLVHSGYSCHAGHYYCYVKASNGQWYQMNDSLVHSSNIKVVLNQQAYVLFYLRIPSSRKSPEGPLAKTSPAPPGRPGLLSDPVKKLVANGLPSSPLADKRPAGAPGKRLPVAEEARIPVAQGVFGAGPKLQNGTAQAKALAGFPSPRLAAGATHLAAALSDELTRRQKKPLATSQGFSDPGEESRAKAEVSKQSSWESKGVLTLPQPLVEPVVPSPESQQQDSSSSSSSSSCSSSPAHMASSAQQPKGRANSLCTSPEPERGPALPAAQEAKLPNSEDPQGVKFKALLLAGTALDVSSTTSPPPAKKLALSAKKGSTPRRASGSDGHVPPRPAFAAHICPTSTTHPASTSPWPLGKCRVLSSAPISSPPRKPACSPQPDSQPTRPSHQGQETGASQALPAASKKRCRKQHLVTERTAYGMGASEGAGLASTPQKRRYLGEGESQRAAARMLGSGTREGLDLRDLEHKQRHPASDSSCQVDAGLISPRKRRRKRMRQLEEDRSPGTSPLGSFSGQGEAAAKTGALRGAKPQPGPEAEDDGSAHRKSKRKESPSHLATPPSPEQAVVNGLPARASTPVAVCIWDSQGQGGCVPSTFAARQSREPASVVQELLRNSLDKAYGKEVLSWEGEISAVSQDAIRDSAWVRNARVTDNWDEDFDSGKVKKSRKFRRERRRHFNAFQQLQTRRNFWAVTHPAKVASLSYRL, encoded by the exons ATGCCCATCGTGGACAAGCTGAAGGAGGCCCTCAAGCCGGGCCGCAGGGACGCCGCCGCCGGCGATGGGGAGCTGGGCAAGCTGCTGGCCGCTTCGGCCAGGAGGGTCCTGCTGCAGAAGATCGAGTTCGAGCCGGCGAGCAGGAGCGTCTCCTGCCCGCTGGAGACCCTGAAGGGCAAGTACGtcctgctgagccccagggcgGCGAGCGCCGGGCGCCCGAAGAGCGCCGAGGAGGCCCCCGCCAGGAAGCCAG GCGGTGACCGAgccctggggggctctggggatgGCGTCCCAGCTCCCCAGAAAGTTCTCTTCCCAGCGGAGCGCCTGTCCATGAGGTGGGAgcgggtgtacagggttggagcaggaCTCCACAACCTGGGCAACACCTGCTTCCTGAACGCCACTGTGCAGTGTCTGACTTACACCCCGCCGCTGGCGAACCACCTGCTGTCCAAGGAGCACAGCCGCAACT gtcaCCAAGGAGGCTTTTGCATGCTGTGCGTCATGCAGAATCACATGATCCAGGCTTTTGCCAACAGCGGCAATGCGATCAAGCCGGTGTCCTTCATCAGAGATCTCAAAA AGATCGCACGACACTTCCGCTTTGGCAGCCAGGAGGATGCACATGAGTTTCTGCGCTACACCATCGATGCCATGCAAAAAGCCTGTCTGAATGGGTACACCAA GTTGGATCGTCAGACTCAGGCGACGACTCTGGTTCATCAGATCTTTGGTGGTTACCTGCGGTCGCGTG TGAAGTGCTCAGTGTGCAAAAGTGTCTCCGATACCTACGACCCCTTCCTGGACGTGGCTCTGGAGATCAGG CAAGCGGCAAATATTGTGCGCGCGCTGGAGCTGTTCGTGAGGGCGGACACGCTGAGCGGGGAGAACGCCTACATGTGTGCAAA ATGCAAGAGGAAGGTGCCAGCCACCAAGCGCTTCTCCATCCACCGGGCCTCCAACGTCCTCACGCTGTCTCTCAAGCGCTTCGCCAACTTCAGCGGAGGTAAAATCACCAAG GACGTGGGGTACCCCGAGTTCCTGAACATTCGTCCCTACATGTCTCAGAGCAATGGGGAACCAGTCATGTACGGCTTGTACGCAGTGCTGGTGCATTCGGGGTACAGCTGCCATGCTGGCCACTACTACTGCTATGTGAAG GCTAGTAACGGGCAGTGGTACCAGATGAACGACTCCCTGGTCCACTCCAGCAACATCAAGGTCGTCCTCAACCAGCAAGCCTACGTGCTGTTCTATTTAAG AATCCCCAGCTCTAGGAAGAGCCCTGAGGGGCCCTTGGCCAAGACAAGCCCTGCCCCGCCTGGCCGACCTGGCCTCCTCTCTGACCCAGTCAAGAAGCTGGTGGCCAACGGGCTGCCGTCCTCCCCGCTGGCTGACAAG AgacctgctggggcaccagggaagAGACTGCCAGTGGCGGAAGAGGCCAGGATCCCTGTGGCCCAGGGTGTGTTTGGAGCAGGGCCCAAGCTGCAGAACGGGACTGCTCAGGCTAAGGCCCTGGCTGGCTTCCCCTCACCCAGGCTGGCAGCCGGGGCCACGCACTTGGCAGCTGCGCTCTCAGACGAGCTGACCAGGAGGCAGAAGAAGCCGCTTGCTACATCCCAGGGCTTCAGTGACCCTGGGGAAGAGAGCCGGGCCAAAGCTGAGGTCTCCAAGCAGAGCTCTTGGGAGAGCAAGGGGGTGCTCACCTTACCCCAGCCACTCGTGGAGCCAGTGGTGCCAAGCCCCGAGTCACAGCAGCaggactccagcagcagcagcagcagcagcagctgctcctccagccctgcacacaTGGCCAGCAGTGCTCAGCAGCCAAAGGGCAGAGCCAACAGCTTATGCACCTCTCCAGAGCCAGAGCGTGGCCCAGCCTTGCCCGCTGCACAGGAGGCCAAGCTGCCCAACTCCGAGGACCCCCAGGGGGTGAAGTtcaaagccctgctgctggctggcactGCCCTGGATGTGAGCAGCACCACGTCGCCCCCGCCTGCCAAGAAGCTGGCCCTTTCTGCCAAGAAG GGCAGCACCCCCCGGAGGGCGAGCGGAAGTGACGGCCACGTGCCACCCCGCCCAGCCTTTGCCGCGCACATCTGCCCCACGAGCACCACCCACCCTGCCTCCACCTCTCCCTGGCCTCTCGGCAAGTGCAG GGTGCTCTCGTCTGCTCCCATATCATCACCGCCGCGGaagcctgcctgcagcccccagccagattCCCAGCCCACCCGCCCTTCCCACCAAGGCCAGGAGACGggggccagccaggccctgcctgctgcctccaAAAAGAGATGCCGAAAGCAGCACTTGGTGACGGAGCGCACCGCCTACGGCATGGGTGCCAGCGAGGGAGCTGGGCTCGCCAGCACCCCCCAGAAGAGGCGGTACCTGGGGGAGGGTGAGAGccagagggctgcagccaggaTGTTGGGCAGTGGGACAAGGGAGGGACTGGACCTCAGGGACCTGGAACACAAGCAGAGGCACCCAGCTTCAGACTCCAGCTGCCAAGTGGACGCTGGGCTCATCAGCCcccggaagaggaggaggaagagaatgcGGCAGCTGGAGGAAGATCGTAGCCCTGGTACATCTCCCTTGGGCAG CTTCTCCGGGCAGGGCGAGGCTGCGGCCAAGACAGGAGCGCTCCGGGGGGCAAAGCCGCAGCCGGGGCCAGAAGCGGAGGATGACGGGAGCGCGCATCGGAAGAGCAAGCGGAAGGAGAGCCCCAGCCACCTGgccaccccacccagccctgagcaGGCCGTGGTGAATGGCCTGCCTGCCCGAGCCAGCACTCCAG TGGCTGTGTGCATCTGGGACAGCCAGGGCCAAGGCGGCTGCGTGCCCAGCACTTTCGCAGCACGGCAGAGCCGGGAGCCAGCCAGCGTGGTCCAGGAGCTTCTCCGGAACTCCTTGGATAAAGCGTACGGGAAGGAAG TGCTGTCGTGGGAGGGAGAGATCTCTGCCGTTAGCCAGGACGCCATTCGGGACTCAGCGTGGGTCCGGAACGCGAGAGTCACCGACAACTGGGATGAGGACTTTGACAGCGGCAag GTGAAGAAGAGTAGAAAGTTCAGGCGGGAGCGAAGGAGACACTTCAACGCCTTCCAGCAACTGCAGACCAGGCGCAACTTTTGGGCGGTGACTCACCCAGCCAAGGTGGCCAGCCTGAGCTACCGGCTCTGA
- the USP36 gene encoding ubiquitin carboxyl-terminal hydrolase 36 isoform X1, with protein MPIVDKLKEALKPGRRDAAAGDGELGKLLAASARRVLLQKIEFEPASRSVSCPLETLKGKYVLLSPRAASAGRPKSAEEAPARKPGGDRALGGSGDGVPAPQKVLFPAERLSMRWERVYRVGAGLHNLGNTCFLNATVQCLTYTPPLANHLLSKEHSRNCHQGGFCMLCVMQNHMIQAFANSGNAIKPVSFIRDLKKIARHFRFGSQEDAHEFLRYTIDAMQKACLNGYTKLDRQTQATTLVHQIFGGYLRSRVKCSVCKSVSDTYDPFLDVALEIRQAANIVRALELFVRADTLSGENAYMCAKCKRKVPATKRFSIHRASNVLTLSLKRFANFSGGKITKDVGYPEFLNIRPYMSQSNGEPVMYGLYAVLVHSGYSCHAGHYYCYVKASNGQWYQMNDSLVHSSNIKVVLNQQAYVLFYLRIPSSRKSPEGPLAKTSPAPPGRPGLLSDPVKKLVANGLPSSPLADKRPAGAPGKRLPVAEEARIPVAQGVFGAGPKLQNGTAQAKALAGFPSPRLAAGATHLAAALSDELTRRQKKPLATSQGFSDPGEESRAKAEVSKQSSWESKGVLTLPQPLVEPVVPSPESQQQDSSSSSSSSSCSSSPAHMASSAQQPKGRANSLCTSPEPERGPALPAAQEAKLPNSEDPQGVKFKALLLAGTALDVSSTTSPPPAKKLALSAKKGSTPRRASGSDGHVPPRPAFAAHICPTSTTHPASTSPWPLGKCRVLSSAPISSPPRKPACSPQPDSQPTRPSHQGQETGASQALPAASKKRCRKQHLVTERTAYGMGASEGAGLASTPQKRRYLGEGESQRAAARMLGSGTREGLDLRDLEHKQRHPASDSSCQVDAGLISPRKRRRKRMRQLEEDRSPGTSPLGSSFSGQGEAAAKTGALRGAKPQPGPEAEDDGSAHRKSKRKESPSHLATPPSPEQAVVNGLPARASTPVAVCIWDSQGQGGCVPSTFAARQSREPASVVQELLRNSLDKAYGKEVLSWEGEISAVSQDAIRDSAWVRNARVTDNWDEDFDSGKVKKSRKFRRERRRHFNAFQQLQTRRNFWAVTHPAKVASLSYRL; from the exons ATGCCCATCGTGGACAAGCTGAAGGAGGCCCTCAAGCCGGGCCGCAGGGACGCCGCCGCCGGCGATGGGGAGCTGGGCAAGCTGCTGGCCGCTTCGGCCAGGAGGGTCCTGCTGCAGAAGATCGAGTTCGAGCCGGCGAGCAGGAGCGTCTCCTGCCCGCTGGAGACCCTGAAGGGCAAGTACGtcctgctgagccccagggcgGCGAGCGCCGGGCGCCCGAAGAGCGCCGAGGAGGCCCCCGCCAGGAAGCCAG GCGGTGACCGAgccctggggggctctggggatgGCGTCCCAGCTCCCCAGAAAGTTCTCTTCCCAGCGGAGCGCCTGTCCATGAGGTGGGAgcgggtgtacagggttggagcaggaCTCCACAACCTGGGCAACACCTGCTTCCTGAACGCCACTGTGCAGTGTCTGACTTACACCCCGCCGCTGGCGAACCACCTGCTGTCCAAGGAGCACAGCCGCAACT gtcaCCAAGGAGGCTTTTGCATGCTGTGCGTCATGCAGAATCACATGATCCAGGCTTTTGCCAACAGCGGCAATGCGATCAAGCCGGTGTCCTTCATCAGAGATCTCAAAA AGATCGCACGACACTTCCGCTTTGGCAGCCAGGAGGATGCACATGAGTTTCTGCGCTACACCATCGATGCCATGCAAAAAGCCTGTCTGAATGGGTACACCAA GTTGGATCGTCAGACTCAGGCGACGACTCTGGTTCATCAGATCTTTGGTGGTTACCTGCGGTCGCGTG TGAAGTGCTCAGTGTGCAAAAGTGTCTCCGATACCTACGACCCCTTCCTGGACGTGGCTCTGGAGATCAGG CAAGCGGCAAATATTGTGCGCGCGCTGGAGCTGTTCGTGAGGGCGGACACGCTGAGCGGGGAGAACGCCTACATGTGTGCAAA ATGCAAGAGGAAGGTGCCAGCCACCAAGCGCTTCTCCATCCACCGGGCCTCCAACGTCCTCACGCTGTCTCTCAAGCGCTTCGCCAACTTCAGCGGAGGTAAAATCACCAAG GACGTGGGGTACCCCGAGTTCCTGAACATTCGTCCCTACATGTCTCAGAGCAATGGGGAACCAGTCATGTACGGCTTGTACGCAGTGCTGGTGCATTCGGGGTACAGCTGCCATGCTGGCCACTACTACTGCTATGTGAAG GCTAGTAACGGGCAGTGGTACCAGATGAACGACTCCCTGGTCCACTCCAGCAACATCAAGGTCGTCCTCAACCAGCAAGCCTACGTGCTGTTCTATTTAAG AATCCCCAGCTCTAGGAAGAGCCCTGAGGGGCCCTTGGCCAAGACAAGCCCTGCCCCGCCTGGCCGACCTGGCCTCCTCTCTGACCCAGTCAAGAAGCTGGTGGCCAACGGGCTGCCGTCCTCCCCGCTGGCTGACAAG AgacctgctggggcaccagggaagAGACTGCCAGTGGCGGAAGAGGCCAGGATCCCTGTGGCCCAGGGTGTGTTTGGAGCAGGGCCCAAGCTGCAGAACGGGACTGCTCAGGCTAAGGCCCTGGCTGGCTTCCCCTCACCCAGGCTGGCAGCCGGGGCCACGCACTTGGCAGCTGCGCTCTCAGACGAGCTGACCAGGAGGCAGAAGAAGCCGCTTGCTACATCCCAGGGCTTCAGTGACCCTGGGGAAGAGAGCCGGGCCAAAGCTGAGGTCTCCAAGCAGAGCTCTTGGGAGAGCAAGGGGGTGCTCACCTTACCCCAGCCACTCGTGGAGCCAGTGGTGCCAAGCCCCGAGTCACAGCAGCaggactccagcagcagcagcagcagcagcagctgctcctccagccctgcacacaTGGCCAGCAGTGCTCAGCAGCCAAAGGGCAGAGCCAACAGCTTATGCACCTCTCCAGAGCCAGAGCGTGGCCCAGCCTTGCCCGCTGCACAGGAGGCCAAGCTGCCCAACTCCGAGGACCCCCAGGGGGTGAAGTtcaaagccctgctgctggctggcactGCCCTGGATGTGAGCAGCACCACGTCGCCCCCGCCTGCCAAGAAGCTGGCCCTTTCTGCCAAGAAG GGCAGCACCCCCCGGAGGGCGAGCGGAAGTGACGGCCACGTGCCACCCCGCCCAGCCTTTGCCGCGCACATCTGCCCCACGAGCACCACCCACCCTGCCTCCACCTCTCCCTGGCCTCTCGGCAAGTGCAG GGTGCTCTCGTCTGCTCCCATATCATCACCGCCGCGGaagcctgcctgcagcccccagccagattCCCAGCCCACCCGCCCTTCCCACCAAGGCCAGGAGACGggggccagccaggccctgcctgctgcctccaAAAAGAGATGCCGAAAGCAGCACTTGGTGACGGAGCGCACCGCCTACGGCATGGGTGCCAGCGAGGGAGCTGGGCTCGCCAGCACCCCCCAGAAGAGGCGGTACCTGGGGGAGGGTGAGAGccagagggctgcagccaggaTGTTGGGCAGTGGGACAAGGGAGGGACTGGACCTCAGGGACCTGGAACACAAGCAGAGGCACCCAGCTTCAGACTCCAGCTGCCAAGTGGACGCTGGGCTCATCAGCCcccggaagaggaggaggaagagaatgcGGCAGCTGGAGGAAGATCGTAGCCCTGGTACATCTCCCTTGGGCAG CAGCTTCTCCGGGCAGGGCGAGGCTGCGGCCAAGACAGGAGCGCTCCGGGGGGCAAAGCCGCAGCCGGGGCCAGAAGCGGAGGATGACGGGAGCGCGCATCGGAAGAGCAAGCGGAAGGAGAGCCCCAGCCACCTGgccaccccacccagccctgagcaGGCCGTGGTGAATGGCCTGCCTGCCCGAGCCAGCACTCCAG TGGCTGTGTGCATCTGGGACAGCCAGGGCCAAGGCGGCTGCGTGCCCAGCACTTTCGCAGCACGGCAGAGCCGGGAGCCAGCCAGCGTGGTCCAGGAGCTTCTCCGGAACTCCTTGGATAAAGCGTACGGGAAGGAAG TGCTGTCGTGGGAGGGAGAGATCTCTGCCGTTAGCCAGGACGCCATTCGGGACTCAGCGTGGGTCCGGAACGCGAGAGTCACCGACAACTGGGATGAGGACTTTGACAGCGGCAag GTGAAGAAGAGTAGAAAGTTCAGGCGGGAGCGAAGGAGACACTTCAACGCCTTCCAGCAACTGCAGACCAGGCGCAACTTTTGGGCGGTGACTCACCCAGCCAAGGTGGCCAGCCTGAGCTACCGGCTCTGA